From one Pseudomonas fluorescens genomic stretch:
- a CDS encoding bifunctional protein-serine/threonine kinase/phosphatase: MSLQLSFAQASASGPREENQDALRLVTPNSELAASKGYLFALADGVSQCADGGLAARASLQALALDYYATPATWGVAQALDRLLLAQNRWLRANGGGQPLLTTLSALVLRGRRFTLAHVGDCRIYRWAAGQLQRISEDHVWDQPGMQHVLKRALGLDQHLQVDYLEGELQAGECFVLLSDGVWTSLSEAQIRAVLREQIDLQDAAQTLVSSAHHSGSQDNASALLVRIEQLGASNLGDSLAQLQQWPLPAALRSGQTIDGWTVEQQLGHSRQSLLYRVHDNQQQAWLLKTLPAERKDEPGAQQGLLLEEWFLRRVAGRYFPEVHPATQRQHLYYLMREYPGQTLAQLFARTGPLPLAQWQSLAQQLLQAVGSLHRRNILHRDIKPDNLHLGEDGQLRLLDFGLAFCPGLSEDRAHELPGTPSFIAPEAFEGQPPSPQQDLYSVAVSLFYLLTGHYPYGEIEAFQHPRFTQAVSAARYRPDLPEWLEHNLAQALLADPQQRFETAEQWLLLLEQGERQPLSVRPRPLLEREPLKVWRGLALLSLLLNLILLIGLLKG; this comes from the coding sequence ATGAGCCTGCAACTGAGCTTCGCCCAGGCCAGCGCCAGCGGCCCCCGGGAGGAAAACCAGGACGCCCTGCGCCTGGTCACGCCCAACTCGGAACTGGCCGCCAGCAAAGGCTACCTGTTCGCCCTCGCCGACGGCGTCAGCCAGTGCGCCGATGGCGGGCTGGCGGCGCGGGCCAGCCTGCAGGCGCTGGCTTTGGACTACTACGCCACGCCGGCCACCTGGGGCGTGGCCCAGGCCCTGGACCGCCTGCTGCTGGCGCAGAACCGCTGGTTGCGCGCCAACGGCGGCGGCCAACCGCTGCTGACCACCCTCAGCGCCCTGGTGCTGCGCGGCCGGCGCTTTACCCTGGCGCATGTCGGCGACTGCCGGATCTACCGTTGGGCTGCCGGGCAACTGCAACGCATCAGCGAAGATCACGTCTGGGACCAACCAGGCATGCAGCACGTGCTCAAGCGTGCCCTGGGCCTGGACCAGCACCTGCAGGTCGACTACCTGGAGGGCGAGCTGCAGGCCGGTGAGTGCTTTGTGCTGCTCAGCGATGGCGTCTGGACCAGCCTCAGCGAAGCGCAGATCCGCGCGGTGCTGCGCGAACAGATCGACCTGCAGGACGCCGCCCAGACCCTGGTCAGCTCGGCCCACCACAGCGGCAGCCAGGACAACGCCAGCGCGCTGCTGGTGCGCATCGAGCAACTGGGTGCGAGTAACCTGGGCGACTCCCTCGCCCAACTGCAGCAATGGCCGTTGCCAGCCGCCCTGCGCAGCGGGCAGACGATTGACGGCTGGACAGTCGAGCAACAGCTGGGGCATAGCCGCCAATCGCTGCTGTACCGCGTGCATGACAACCAGCAACAGGCCTGGCTGCTGAAAACCCTGCCGGCAGAGCGCAAGGACGAACCTGGCGCGCAACAAGGCCTGCTGCTCGAAGAATGGTTCCTGCGCCGGGTAGCCGGGCGCTACTTCCCCGAAGTGCACCCGGCCACCCAGCGCCAGCACCTGTACTACCTGATGCGCGAATACCCCGGCCAGACCCTGGCGCAACTGTTCGCCCGCACCGGCCCCTTGCCGCTGGCGCAGTGGCAGTCACTGGCCCAGCAACTGCTGCAGGCGGTGGGCTCGCTGCACCGGCGCAACATTCTGCATCGCGACATCAAGCCCGATAACCTGCACCTGGGCGAAGACGGCCAACTGCGCCTGCTGGATTTCGGCCTGGCCTTCTGCCCGGGGCTTTCCGAAGACCGCGCCCACGAGCTGCCGGGCACCCCCTCGTTCATTGCCCCGGAAGCCTTCGAAGGTCAGCCCCCCAGCCCGCAACAGGACCTGTATAGCGTCGCGGTATCGCTGTTCTACCTGCTCACCGGGCATTACCCCTATGGCGAAATCGAAGCCTTCCAGCACCCACGCTTTACCCAGGCGGTCAGCGCCGCCCGCTATCGCCCGGACTTGCCCGAATGGCTCGAACACAACCTCGCCCAAGCGCTGCTCGCCGACCCACAGCAACGCTTTGAAACCGCCGAGCAATGGCTGTTGCTGCTCGAGCAGGGCGAACGCCAGCCGTTGAGCGTGCGCCCGCGACCACTGCTTGAACGCGAGCCGCTGAAGGTCTGGCGCGGCCTGGCGCTGCTGTCCCTGCTGCTTAACCTGATCCTGCTGATCGGCCTGCTAAAAGGCTGA